In Plasmodium vinckei vinckei genome assembly, chromosome: PVVCY_13, a single genomic region encodes these proteins:
- a CDS encoding serine/threonine protein kinase, putative, protein MKLYSCIIYTCILCKVISLIKVFYCSFWYLINVHFFVNNLNDNEIWKKHIDVNKNDILILFMPPYLTSKDQKLQALFNSNDNNNNDENVENRINIYTKDKHQENEKNETSISSYVVSLLYNKENYIVLFYIFSYIYCYYIKQIQNIINHVIIQEQKHKTHNSHFFYQYAYANEVCNDSTKNKQKYLSFIGNSDKISNPDGVDDKNVREKNKTTANSMLANISSEGGHAYSSIGDLINESKIKKDKGDDVNNKSSYNNEKKIIKNEIHKLNGYEKQNEDNNHYMNHILNNKYYLKKKIKTLLKKTRITQSYELDVIRLPGTEITQNETTVIKQNKDNICSNCVISSDESLYSLKIRDENIYSNIEKLMQKEKQPNVGAYYDFDKVFYLSDVHTEKDKDINEDKPTYQPMPNWIKNKYKMLDFTKHLFLENPEKKDEEKNNKIDKYYNKRVNYSIQNKLGAGAYGEIWYGINLNKNVPFRNVVLKKILIKKGNDENEKNLNDDEREKEYEISAIREVYFGEILKNCDNISRYIEHFKEYEISEDTKEHITFIWIVFANEGYSLSQHLFETDKNNSGMIIPSKLWWSIKKQNIGMLVIKDLMRQILNGINIAHKKDITHRDIKMENIFVSSSTPFTVRIGDWGSAVEYKNESFFFTPTMDEETQGYQPPESLFGHMKKNYMRLPYYDMWGIGILFLQFVLGTKNPLEVKNKRNEMKLKRLYSKYSKDTLKEVIFIQGLSELCLIPWASQTPDRLIPLYDIRNNEKNALQYSSIYRKNLIINKLEYFTNTKNLIEIKRKKYNLINNMMSNKYNSLISLPNSPVCPNWKCIHKYNDQSNYNKYNTNTFDQIQNKFLQQRKENYIFFKNNCNDEQFQKILQERDPSGVGLPDKNARDLLRRLLDFDYNTRITSEEALKHAWFSEDS, encoded by the coding sequence TAACTTCAAAAGATCAAAAACTACAAGCATTATTTAATAGTAATGACAATAACAATAACGATGAAAATGTAGAGAATcgaattaatatatatacaaaagaTAAACATCAggaaaacgaaaaaaatgaaacttCAATTAGTTCATATGTTGTTTcacttttatataataaagaaaattacATTGTATTGTTTTACATCTTTTCTTATATctattgttattatattaagcaaatacaaaatataattaatcaTGTTATAATTCAAGAACAAAAACATAAAACACATAACAGTCACTTCTTTTATCAGTATGCATATGCTAATGAGGTGTGCAATGAttcaacaaaaaataaacaaaaatatctTAGCTTTATTGGGAATAGTGATAAAATATCTAACCCAGATGGCGttgatgataaaaatgttagagaaaaaaataaaactacTGCTAATTCAATGTTAGCAAATATAAGTAGTGAAGGAGGGCATGCCTATTCATCCATTGGTGACCTAATTAATGAaagtaaaattaaaaaagacaaaGGGGATgatgttaataataaaagttcatataataatgaaaaaaaaattataaaaaatgaaattcataaattaaatgggtatgaaaaacaaaatgaagataATAATCACTATATGAATCATATattgaataataaatactatcttaaaaaaaaaataaaaactcttttaaaaaaaacaaggaTAACACAATCATATGAATTAGATGTTATCCGTTTACCAGGGACAGAAATAAcacaaaatgaaacaactgtaataaaacaaaataaagataatatatgttCAAATTGTGTTATTAGTTCAGACGAAtctttatattctttaaaaattagggatgaaaatatttatagcaACATCGAAAAGTTGATGCAAAAGGAAAAACAACCTAATGTGGGAGCATATTATGATTTTGACaaagttttttatttgagtGATGTGCATACtgaaaaagataaagaCATCAATGAAGATAAACCAACTTACCAGCCAATGCCAAATtggataaaaaataaatataaaatgctcgattttacaaaacatttatttttagaaaatCCAGAGAAAaaagatgaagaaaaaaataataaaatagataaatattataataaacgAGTAAATTATTctattcaaaataaattaggAGCAGGGGCATATGGAGAAATATGGTATggtattaatttaaataaaaatgttccATTTCGGAATGTGGTTTTGAAAAAGatacttataaaaaaaggtaacgatgaaaatgaaaaaaatttaaatgatgaTGAGAGGGAAAAGGAATATGAAATAAGTGCTATAAGGGAAGTATATTTTGgagaaattttaaaaaattgtgatAATATAAGTAGATATATAGAACATTTTAAAGAATATGAAATAAGTGAAGATACTAAAGAACatattacatttatatGGATTGTGTTTGCAAATGAAGGATATTCATTATCACAACATTTGTTTGAAACggataaaaataactcTGGTATGATTATTCCTAGTAAATTATGGTGgagtataaaaaaacaaaatataggAATGTTAGTAATAAAAGATTTGATGCGTCAAATATTAAATGGTATAAATATTGCtcataaaaaagatattacACACCGAGATattaaaatggaaaatatttttgtatcatCAAGTACTCCATTTACTGTTCGAATAGGGGATTGGGGTAGTGCtgttgaatataaaaatgaatcatttttttttacacctACTATGGATGAAGAAACACAAGGATATCAACCTCCAGAATCTTTATTTGGtcatatgaaaaaaaattatatgcgATTACCATATTATGATATGTGGGGCATTGGAATATTATTCTTACAATTTGTGTTAGGTACCAAAAATCCATTagaagtaaaaaataaaagaaatgaaatgaaattaaaacgattgtattcaaaatattctaAAGATACTTTAAAAGAagtaatttttatacaagGGCTTTCAGAATTATGTTTAATACCTTGGGCTAGTCAAACCCCTGATAGGCTTATACCTCTCTATGATATaagaaataatgaaaaaaacgCACTTCAATATTCttctatatatagaaaaaatttaattataaacaaaCTAGAATATTTCACTAATACAAAAAACCTTATTGAAAttaaacgaaaaaaatataaccttattaataatatgatgtctaataaatataattcattaaTATCTTTGCCAAATTCTCCAGTGTGCCCAAACTGGAAatgtatacataaatataatgatcAATCTaactataataaatataatactaaTACATTTGATcaaattcaaaataaattccTTCAACAAAGAaaggaaaattatatattttttaaaaataattgcaATGATGAGCagtttcaaaaaatattacaagAACGCGATCCATCAGGTGTTGGACTACCAGATAAAAATGCCCGTGACCTTCTTAGACGTCTCCTCGATTTCGATTACAACACAAGGATAACTTCCGAAGAGGCTCTTAAACATGCATGGTTTTCAGAAGATAGCTAA